One window of Marinobacterium aestuarii genomic DNA carries:
- a CDS encoding imelysin family protein translates to MHSSSRLTQLLAGSSLLLTGLTQAATPIDWDAFNASAISGHIQPRYQQLALQSQTLADTSAHWCETRSSADFPQLRQAFEASLQAWQGIQHVQFGPVQLLMRNYGIQFWPDRKGIIGRQLKEALQGPDAGNYDADFFRHASVSIKGFPALERLFYDAGALPRLQQQANACALAIAISTELANTAQAMHSEWQTPDFAGQATEDDDEVSSLGLPDLSLELLRSLVQPIEVIRDSKLELVLGNDQPAARLQRAENWRSGQSLRSLNTNLTALQALYAEGTPSLDLILREQGASAQADQISGLFSQARSQLEAVPGDFATALQDADSYAQLKAVSATLKELDHALYNAMPAINAQLGFNSRDGD, encoded by the coding sequence ATGCACAGCTCCTCTCGACTCACCCAACTGCTGGCAGGCTCCAGCCTGCTGCTCACGGGCCTGACCCAGGCAGCAACGCCCATCGACTGGGATGCCTTCAATGCCAGTGCCATCAGCGGCCATATCCAGCCCCGTTACCAGCAACTGGCGCTGCAGAGCCAGACCCTGGCCGACACCAGCGCGCACTGGTGCGAGACCCGCAGCAGCGCCGACTTTCCCCAGCTGCGCCAAGCCTTCGAAGCCAGTCTGCAGGCCTGGCAGGGCATCCAGCATGTACAGTTCGGCCCGGTTCAGCTGCTGATGCGCAACTATGGCATCCAGTTCTGGCCGGATCGCAAGGGCATCATCGGCCGCCAGCTCAAAGAAGCGCTGCAGGGGCCAGACGCCGGCAACTATGATGCGGACTTCTTCCGCCATGCCAGCGTATCGATCAAGGGGTTCCCGGCGCTGGAGCGCCTGTTCTATGACGCAGGTGCGCTGCCACGGCTGCAGCAGCAAGCCAATGCCTGCGCCCTCGCAATCGCCATCAGCACCGAGTTGGCCAACACCGCCCAGGCGATGCACAGCGAATGGCAGACCCCGGATTTCGCAGGCCAGGCCACTGAAGATGACGACGAAGTCTCTTCCCTGGGGCTGCCGGATCTCAGCCTTGAACTGCTGCGCTCCCTGGTGCAACCGATTGAAGTCATCCGCGACAGCAAGCTGGAACTGGTGTTGGGCAATGATCAGCCCGCGGCACGACTGCAACGCGCCGAAAACTGGCGCAGCGGCCAATCACTTCGCAGCCTGAACACCAACCTGACGGCACTGCAGGCACTCTACGCAGAGGGGACCCCCAGCCTTGATCTGATCCTGCGAGAGCAGGGTGCCAGTGCCCAGGCCGACCAGATAAGCGGGCTCTTCAGCCAGGCGCGCAGCCAGCTGGAGGCGGTGCCCGGCGACTTCGCCACCGCACTGCAGGACGCCGACAGCTATGCCCAGCTGAAAGCCGTTTCAGCCACCCTGAAAGAGCTGGATCACGCCCTCTATAACGCCATGCCTGCCATTAACGCACAACTGGGGTTCAACAGCCGTGACGGGGACTAA
- a CDS encoding DUF1513 domain-containing protein: MTGINRRQFSLLLAGALTAPNLLAQPPVAGPADDKSWLLASAASDSRQQHWLIVSDTQGALRLRHRLLARAHHVAAHPSQPWVAVVAKRPGAFIDVLDYRSQALVQRIEPAPGRLFYGHALFSRDGRWLIATESTVPDGAGRISLRDAQNGFQPVTEFSSGGTGPHELLLNHAGDEIIVANGGIRTQGRLKLNLDSMQPSLAYLKLATGEISEQRMLPPEQHQLSIRHLDLSPDGAVVMAMQYEGDPLDTQPLVALHRRGQELQALSAPEAINRQMTQYCGSVRIDSSGKIAAISAPRGGLITFWDIDQAAYLSSLEVRDGCGLAATATPGEFIASSGNGRVYWLYPREGVREPLMQDMRLDRLAWDNHLCAFQAV; encoded by the coding sequence ATGACGGGGATTAATCGGCGCCAGTTCAGCCTGCTGCTCGCCGGTGCCCTGACGGCACCGAATCTGCTGGCCCAGCCGCCTGTAGCAGGCCCCGCCGACGATAAGAGCTGGCTGCTGGCCAGCGCCGCCAGCGATAGCCGGCAGCAGCACTGGCTGATTGTCAGCGATACCCAGGGCGCACTGCGCCTGCGCCACCGGCTGCTCGCCCGGGCACACCATGTCGCGGCCCATCCCAGTCAACCCTGGGTGGCTGTGGTCGCCAAACGCCCCGGCGCCTTTATCGATGTGCTGGACTATCGCAGCCAGGCCCTGGTACAGCGCATTGAACCTGCACCTGGCCGGCTATTTTATGGCCATGCGCTGTTCAGTCGCGATGGCCGCTGGTTGATTGCCACAGAGAGTACGGTGCCCGACGGCGCAGGACGCATCAGCCTGCGCGATGCCCAGAACGGCTTTCAGCCCGTGACTGAGTTCAGCAGTGGCGGCACAGGCCCGCACGAGCTGCTGCTCAACCATGCGGGCGATGAAATCATCGTCGCCAATGGCGGCATTCGTACCCAGGGGCGCCTGAAACTCAACCTCGACAGCATGCAGCCCTCCCTTGCCTACCTGAAACTGGCCACAGGCGAGATCAGCGAGCAGCGCATGCTACCGCCTGAGCAGCACCAGCTGAGTATCCGTCATCTGGATCTGAGCCCGGACGGGGCCGTCGTTATGGCCATGCAATATGAAGGCGACCCGCTGGACACCCAACCGCTGGTCGCACTGCACCGCCGTGGTCAGGAACTGCAAGCGCTCAGTGCGCCTGAGGCGATCAACCGCCAGATGACGCAGTACTGCGGCAGCGTGCGCATAGACAGCAGCGGCAAGATTGCTGCCATCAGCGCACCGCGCGGCGGTCTGATTACCTTCTGGGATATTGATCAGGCGGCCTATCTGAGTAGCCTGGAGGTGCGCGATGGCTGCGGTCTTGCCGCCACCGCGACGCCGGGGGAGTTTATTGCCAGCAGTGGCAATGGGCGGGTCTACTGGCTCTACCCGCGAGAAGGCGTGCGCGAGCCGCTGATGCAGGACATGCGGCTGGACCGCCTGGCCTGGGACAACCACCTCTGTGCCTTTCAGGCAGTCTGA
- a CDS encoding Lon protease family protein produces MEKLKPLAPEALYRTCEADLLPFRTTETLEPFSGFFGQERAIEAMEFGVGMRRPGYNLFVMGNPHTGRFSFAMESLRNVAKKERNRLKDWCYLNNLSDSRYPQVMEFPAGKAGQFRKDIGRMIETTLTELPAAFENPGYQRQKSRIERDFNRRYDQAIEGVERQAREHSIALFRESGTIGFMPVAEGQAMDEAAFSLLPEEERETFSRAISQLEDCLNDSLTELPKWRREAAELMRRLDRETALHAVAPLIQPLKEKYANVSGVPEYLIRLEVSLVRNCGEIAGDDKVLEAPDAARKAYMEDTYGVNLLVDNGKTKGAPVIHESHPNYENLFGRIEYNSDMGAMVTNFTLIRPGALHRANGGYLVLEAEKLLEQPYVYGALKRALKAHEIRIENPVSEYTGISTITLSPQPIPLKVKVVLIGGRDMYYLLQELDQDFEKMFRVVVDFDEDVERKPSSIRNYARLLKTLADEEGLAPLTRRAVARLVEHSSRLAADQELLSAHIGELVDLLCEADYKRVKTGDELISDRHVEMALAAKEKRTGRLSQKILDSILNQTVLIDTQGEAVGKSNGLTVLQVGDVSFGTPARITATVHPGNRGIIDIEREVALGQPIHSKGVLILSGYLGHKYAQDFPLTLSASIALEQSYGYVDGDSASLAEICTLISALTHIPILQHYAITGSINQYGEVQAIGGVNEKIEGFFKLCETRGLTGQQGAVIPKANVRNLMLKKDVTDAVSEGRFHIYAVETVDQCLEVLMGRSIGKSKADGSFTQRSVNHAVTKRLREIAAAKAS; encoded by the coding sequence ATGGAAAAGCTGAAGCCGTTAGCCCCCGAAGCGCTTTATCGTACCTGCGAAGCGGATCTGCTGCCGTTTCGAACCACGGAAACACTGGAGCCCTTTAGCGGCTTTTTCGGTCAGGAACGTGCCATTGAAGCGATGGAGTTTGGCGTCGGCATGCGCCGCCCCGGCTACAACCTGTTTGTGATGGGCAACCCCCATACCGGTCGTTTTTCCTTTGCCATGGAAAGTCTGCGTAACGTGGCAAAAAAGGAGCGTAACCGCCTCAAGGACTGGTGTTACCTCAATAACCTCTCCGACTCGCGCTACCCCCAGGTGATGGAGTTCCCCGCCGGCAAGGCAGGCCAGTTCCGCAAGGACATCGGCCGCATGATCGAGACGACCCTGACCGAGCTGCCTGCTGCATTTGAAAATCCGGGTTATCAGCGCCAGAAAAGCCGTATCGAGCGGGATTTTAACCGCCGGTACGATCAGGCAATCGAAGGTGTTGAACGTCAGGCCCGTGAGCACAGCATTGCGCTGTTTCGCGAATCCGGCACTATCGGTTTTATGCCCGTGGCCGAAGGCCAGGCGATGGACGAAGCGGCATTTTCGCTGCTGCCGGAAGAAGAGCGTGAGACATTTTCCCGCGCCATTTCACAGCTGGAAGACTGCCTCAACGACAGCCTGACCGAACTGCCGAAATGGCGCCGCGAGGCCGCCGAGCTGATGCGGCGGCTGGATCGGGAAACCGCCCTGCACGCCGTGGCACCGCTGATTCAGCCGCTGAAGGAAAAGTACGCCAATGTCTCGGGCGTACCCGAGTACCTGATCCGACTGGAAGTCAGCCTGGTGCGCAACTGCGGCGAAATTGCCGGTGACGACAAGGTGCTCGAAGCGCCTGATGCCGCACGCAAGGCCTATATGGAAGACACCTACGGTGTGAATCTGCTGGTGGATAACGGCAAGACCAAGGGCGCGCCTGTTATCCACGAAAGCCATCCCAACTATGAAAACCTGTTCGGGCGCATCGAGTACAACTCGGACATGGGGGCCATGGTCACCAACTTTACCCTTATTCGTCCGGGCGCCCTGCACCGCGCCAATGGCGGCTATCTGGTGCTGGAAGCAGAGAAGTTGCTGGAGCAGCCCTATGTGTATGGTGCGCTCAAGCGGGCGCTCAAGGCCCATGAAATACGTATCGAGAATCCGGTGAGCGAGTACACCGGCATCAGTACCATTACTCTGAGCCCGCAGCCCATTCCGCTGAAGGTGAAAGTGGTGCTGATCGGTGGCCGCGACATGTACTACCTGCTGCAGGAGCTGGATCAGGACTTTGAAAAGATGTTCCGCGTGGTGGTCGACTTCGACGAGGACGTCGAACGCAAGCCTTCCAGCATTCGCAACTACGCCCGCCTGCTCAAGACCCTGGCCGATGAGGAGGGCCTGGCACCGCTGACCCGACGTGCCGTGGCGCGTCTGGTGGAGCACAGCTCGCGTCTGGCAGCGGATCAGGAGCTCTTGTCGGCCCATATAGGCGAGCTGGTGGATCTGCTGTGCGAGGCGGATTACAAGCGCGTCAAGACGGGGGATGAGCTGATCAGCGACCGGCACGTCGAAATGGCGCTGGCGGCGAAGGAAAAACGCACTGGTCGCCTGTCGCAGAAGATCCTCGACAGCATTCTGAATCAGACAGTGCTGATCGATACCCAGGGCGAGGCGGTGGGCAAGTCCAACGGCCTGACCGTGCTGCAGGTGGGCGATGTTTCCTTTGGTACACCGGCACGCATTACCGCCACTGTGCATCCTGGCAACCGCGGCATTATCGATATCGAGCGTGAAGTGGCGCTGGGCCAGCCGATCCATTCCAAGGGGGTGCTCATCCTGTCGGGCTACCTTGGGCACAAGTATGCTCAGGACTTCCCGCTCACCCTGTCGGCCAGCATCGCGCTGGAGCAATCCTACGGTTATGTGGACGGTGACAGCGCATCCCTGGCGGAGATCTGCACCCTGATCTCGGCGCTGACCCATATTCCGATTCTGCAGCACTACGCCATTACCGGTTCCATTAACCAGTACGGCGAGGTGCAGGCCATTGGCGGCGTGAACGAGAAGATTGAGGGCTTCTTCAAACTCTGCGAGACCCGCGGCCTCACCGGACAGCAGGGCGCGGTGATTCCAAAAGCCAACGTGCGCAATCTGATGCTGAAAAAAGATGTCACCGATGCGGTGAGCGAGGGCCGGTTTCATATCTATGCCGTCGAGACCGTGGATCAGTGTCTTGAAGTGCTGATGGGGCGCAGTATCGGCAAGAGCAAGGCCGATGGCAGCTTCACCCAGCGTAGCGTGAACCATGCGGTAACCAAGCGACTGCGTGAGATCGCCGCTGCCAAGGCGTCCTGA
- the aroE gene encoding shikimate dehydrogenase: MDRYAVFGNPIAHSKSPQIHRRFASENGQELTYDAVLVPEDGFAVAVDDFFTRGGKGLNITVPFKQQAWAAAQWRSPAAELAGAVNTLYRDAQGRLCGDNTDGIGMVRDIVQNHGGRVRDARVLLLGAGGAVRGVVQPLLEQQPQQLVIANRTPGKATELAGLFAELGPVQGCGFADLAGQSFDLIINGTAASLQGEVPPLPAGVLAADGWCYDMMYSAQVTAFGRWAQQQGAAKVLDGLGMLVEQAAESFHIWRGVKPGTRSLVDSLRDSLTD; encoded by the coding sequence ATGGACAGGTACGCAGTTTTTGGCAATCCGATTGCGCACAGTAAGTCACCGCAGATCCACCGCCGCTTTGCCAGCGAAAACGGCCAGGAACTGACCTATGATGCGGTGCTGGTGCCCGAAGACGGCTTTGCCGTGGCGGTGGATGATTTCTTCACCCGGGGCGGCAAGGGTCTGAATATTACGGTGCCGTTCAAGCAGCAGGCCTGGGCCGCGGCACAGTGGCGCAGCCCGGCGGCGGAGCTGGCCGGCGCGGTCAATACGCTGTACCGCGATGCACAGGGGCGGCTCTGTGGCGACAACACCGACGGCATTGGCATGGTGCGCGATATTGTGCAGAACCACGGCGGCAGGGTGCGCGACGCGCGGGTGTTGCTGCTCGGTGCCGGCGGTGCCGTGCGGGGTGTTGTACAGCCGCTGCTCGAACAGCAGCCGCAACAGCTGGTGATCGCCAATCGCACGCCTGGCAAGGCGACCGAGCTGGCTGGGCTTTTTGCCGAGCTTGGTCCTGTGCAGGGCTGTGGCTTTGCCGATCTTGCAGGCCAGTCCTTTGATCTGATCATCAACGGCACTGCCGCCAGTTTGCAGGGTGAAGTCCCGCCCTTGCCCGCCGGCGTGCTGGCGGCGGATGGCTGGTGCTATGACATGATGTATAGCGCGCAAGTCACGGCTTTTGGACGCTGGGCACAGCAGCAGGGTGCCGCCAAGGTACTCGATGGCCTGGGCATGCTGGTGGAGCAGGCGGCTGAGTCTTTTCACATCTGGCGTGGTGTAAAGCCTGGGACCCGGAGCCTGGTCGATAGCTTGCGTGACTCCTTAACTGATTGA
- the hemF gene encoding oxygen-dependent coproporphyrinogen oxidase, which yields MNQPDIMAVKAYLLELQDLICSTLEIADGQQRFHTDKWVRKAGGGGRTRVMNDGALFEQGGVNFSHVHGDQLPASATAHRPELAGRTFQALGVSLVLHPHNPHVPTSHANVRFFLAEKEGEEPVWWFGGGFDLTPYYGYDEDCQHWHQVAKKACDPFGPEIYPRFKTWCDDYFYIKHRNEPRGIGGLFFDDLNELGFEQSFALMRSIGDAFLPAYVPIIEKRRDTAYGEQERDFQLHRRGRYVEFNLVYDRGTLFGLQSGGRTESILMSLPPEVRWSYDWKPEPGSAEARLYDHYLKPHNWLELE from the coding sequence ATGAATCAACCCGATATTATGGCGGTAAAGGCTTATTTGCTGGAGCTGCAGGACCTGATCTGCTCAACCCTGGAAATTGCCGATGGCCAGCAGCGCTTTCATACCGACAAGTGGGTACGCAAAGCCGGCGGTGGCGGTCGTACCCGCGTCATGAATGACGGTGCCCTGTTCGAACAGGGCGGTGTCAATTTCTCCCATGTGCACGGTGATCAGCTGCCCGCCTCCGCGACGGCCCATAGGCCGGAACTGGCCGGGCGTACTTTTCAGGCGCTGGGCGTGTCCCTGGTGCTGCATCCGCATAATCCCCATGTGCCCACATCCCATGCGAATGTGCGCTTTTTCCTGGCTGAGAAAGAAGGTGAAGAGCCGGTGTGGTGGTTTGGCGGCGGTTTCGATCTGACGCCCTACTACGGTTATGACGAGGACTGCCAGCACTGGCATCAGGTGGCCAAGAAGGCCTGTGACCCTTTTGGGCCCGAGATCTATCCGCGCTTCAAGACCTGGTGTGACGACTACTTTTACATCAAGCACCGCAACGAGCCGCGCGGTATCGGCGGCCTGTTTTTCGATGACTTGAATGAGCTGGGTTTTGAGCAGAGTTTTGCGCTGATGCGTTCCATTGGCGATGCTTTCCTGCCGGCCTATGTTCCGATCATTGAGAAACGCCGCGATACCGCCTATGGCGAGCAGGAACGTGATTTCCAGCTGCACCGCCGCGGGCGCTATGTGGAGTTCAACCTGGTGTATGACCGCGGCACCCTGTTTGGTCTGCAGTCCGGCGGGCGTACCGAGTCGATCCTGATGTCGCTGCCGCCCGAGGTTCGCTGGAGCTATGACTGGAAGCCGGAACCCGGCAGTGCCGAAGCCCGCCTGTATGATCACTACCTTAAACCGCACAACTGGCTGGAGTTGGAATGA
- a CDS encoding di-heme oxidoredictase family protein — MSAVLLLGPAMIAAADVARPPSESEQPQTLTETRPGGATTKPLSRSPGAFAGSAANLAFDDKMTFALGRAIFRKLWVSSPSSTTASDGLGPLYNARSCQRCHINNGRGRPPAGPNDNSVSLFLRLSIPIDKDADPELLRRRGVIPEPAYGTQLQTFAVPGMVAEGQLQVSYEEARVALSGGEEAWLRTPSYRILAPAHGPLHPELQMSPRIAPAMAGLGLLEQISDADILSLADPDDSNGDGISGRPNSVWDQALQTTRLGRFGWKAGNPSLAQQNSSALQGDIGIGNPLFPLASGDCSPRQTACTEAPDGNTPGQDGLEASQQMLDWLLFYSQHLAVTPRPSAADPEVLAGQTLFKDVGCAACHQPHFVTAENLQLPALSRQSIWPYSDLLLHDMGAGLADERAEFAASGREWRTAPLWGTGQTAAVNGHSYFLHDGRARNLLEAVLWHGGEARAARERVVTMPAPQRTQLIRFLESL, encoded by the coding sequence CGCTCGCCCGCCGTCTGAATCTGAACAACCACAAACCCTGACGGAAACACGCCCCGGCGGTGCAACCACCAAACCCCTGTCAAGGTCCCCGGGCGCCTTTGCCGGCAGCGCCGCCAATCTTGCCTTTGACGACAAGATGACCTTCGCCCTCGGGCGGGCCATTTTTCGCAAACTCTGGGTTTCATCCCCTTCCTCCACCACCGCCAGCGATGGCCTGGGCCCTTTGTACAACGCCCGTTCGTGCCAGCGCTGTCATATCAACAACGGCCGTGGGCGCCCCCCCGCAGGCCCGAATGACAACTCTGTTTCACTGTTTCTGCGTCTGAGTATCCCGATCGACAAGGACGCCGATCCGGAACTGCTGCGCCGCCGTGGCGTAATACCGGAACCCGCCTATGGCACCCAGCTGCAAACCTTCGCCGTGCCAGGCATGGTGGCCGAGGGGCAACTGCAGGTCAGCTACGAGGAAGCCCGTGTTGCGCTATCGGGTGGTGAAGAGGCCTGGCTGCGCACGCCAAGCTACCGCATTCTGGCGCCAGCCCATGGCCCACTGCACCCCGAACTGCAGATGTCTCCGCGTATCGCGCCCGCCATGGCGGGGCTCGGCCTGCTGGAGCAGATCAGCGACGCCGATATTCTCAGCCTGGCCGACCCAGATGATAGCAACGGCGATGGCATCTCCGGGCGCCCCAACAGTGTCTGGGACCAGGCCCTCCAGACCACCCGCCTGGGGCGCTTTGGCTGGAAAGCCGGTAATCCGAGCCTTGCACAACAGAACAGCAGCGCACTGCAAGGCGATATCGGCATCGGCAACCCACTGTTTCCCCTTGCCAGCGGCGATTGCAGCCCACGGCAGACAGCCTGCACAGAGGCCCCCGACGGCAATACTCCGGGGCAGGACGGGCTCGAAGCCTCGCAACAGATGCTCGACTGGCTGCTGTTCTACAGCCAGCATTTAGCCGTAACGCCGCGCCCCTCTGCCGCTGACCCCGAGGTACTGGCCGGCCAGACACTGTTTAAGGACGTTGGCTGCGCAGCCTGTCATCAGCCGCACTTCGTTACCGCCGAGAACCTGCAACTGCCGGCCCTGAGCCGCCAGTCCATCTGGCCTTACAGCGACCTGCTGCTGCACGATATGGGCGCGGGCCTGGCGGATGAGCGCGCCGAATTCGCCGCGAGCGGCCGCGAGTGGCGCACCGCGCCGCTCTGGGGCACAGGCCAGACCGCGGCGGTCAACGGACACAGTTATTTTCTGCACGACGGCCGCGCCCGCAACCTGCTTGAAGCCGTGCTCTGGCACGGCGGCGAAGCCCGCGCCGCCCGCGAACGGGTCGTCACCATGCCGGCCCCTCAACGAACCCAATTGATACGTTTTCTGGAGTCACTCTAA